A stretch of DNA from Dioscorea cayenensis subsp. rotundata cultivar TDr96_F1 chromosome 4, TDr96_F1_v2_PseudoChromosome.rev07_lg8_w22 25.fasta, whole genome shotgun sequence:
acaaatttcatatttttacgtatcaaatttaaaatttttataagtttAATTCAACCATAAATCCTTCTAATCGATAAtgttaattcaaaatataaattaaacaaacctAACCAATGGAATGGGCCCTGATTATATGTCAATCCCAAATATAAATTGGACTCCATTGACTAAAGAAATGGGTCATNNNNNNNNNNNNNNNNNNNNNNNNNNNNNNNNNNNNNNNNNNNNNNNNNNNNNNNNNNNNNNNNNNNNNNNNNNNNNNNNNNNNNNNNNNNNNNNNNNNNNNNNNNNNNNNNNNNNNNNNNNNNNNNNNNNNNNNNNNNNNNNNNNNNNNNNNNNNNNNNNNNNNNNNNNNNNNNNNNNNNNNNNNNNNNNNNNNNNNNNNNNNNNNNNNNNNNNNNNNNNNNNNNNNNNNNNNNNNNNNNNNNNNNNNNNNNNNNNNNNNNNNNNNNNNNNNNNNNNNNNNNNNNNNNNNNNNNNNNNNNNNNNNNNNNNNNNNNNNNNNNNNNNNNNNNNNNNNNNNNNNNNNNNNNNNNNNNNNNNNNNNNNNNNNNNNNNNNNNNNNNNNNNNNNNNNNNNNNNNNNNNNNNNNNNNNNNNNNNNNNNNNNNNNNNNNNNNNNNNNNNNNNNNNNNNNNNNNNNNNNNNNNNNNNNNNNNNNNNNNNNNNNNNNNNNNNNNNNNNNNNNNNNNNNNNNNNNNNNNNNNNNNNNNNNNNNNNNNNNNNNNNNNNNNNNNNNNNNNNNNNNNNNNNNNNNNNNNNNNNNNNNNNNNNNNNNNNNNNNNNNNNNNNNNNNNNNNNNNNNNNNNNNNNNNNNNNNNNNNNNNNNNNNNNNNNNNNNNNNNNNNNNNNNNNNNNNNNNNNNNNNNNNNNNNNNNNNNNNNNNNNNNNNNNNNNNNNNNNNNNNNNNNNNNNNNNNNNNNNNNNNNNNNNNNNNNNNNNNNNNNNNNNNNNNNNNNNNNNNNNNNNNNNNNNNNNNNNNNNNNNNNNNNNNNNNNNNNNNNNNNNNNNNNNNNNNNNNNNNNNNNNNNNNNNNNNNNNNNNNNNNNNNNNNNNNNNNNNNNNNNNNNNNNNNNNNNNNNNNNNNNNNNNNNNNNNNNNNNNNNNNNNNNNNNNNNNNNNNNNNNNNNNNNNNNNNNNNNNNNNNNNNNNNNNNNNNNNNNNNNNNNNNNNNNNNNNNNNNNNTCAATGctcgaaagtaaaagaaaataagagaatAATATTTGCATTCTGATATACACTTCATatttgcacatatatatataatatatatatactgataaAATTTTCTAAAGATATGTTAATTAATGTATATAACTAAACATTCATAGCTTTTTTTGGCATCTGCaggggtttatttgcaaaaaaggCTTTGCACAATTACATACTTTGCAGGGGTACATATGTAACTCTAATCATTTACAAGGGTAtttatgcacaaaaaaaaaaaactcataaatcTCTCGAAGCACACATCTCAAGGGCCATGTGCTAATAAACAAGTGATCCCAATGGTTGATTTTTGCGAGAACACGAATCATGAAGTCCGACGTGTCACCCATCATCACCCTAACTCTACTGGGCTTTCTGGGCCGAAGTACCGCGTTGTTAAAGGGCCAGGTTATAGCGTAAGGGCCCGAGTCATTTAAGCCCATTTTCTCGGCAACCTCGCTTTCTTGGCAATCAAGTCTTTTAAAATCATAGTGCTCGTCTCCAAATCTCAGCGaactcggctagggtttcatcTTTGCGTTCTCCGATCTTCGGTAAAATGGTGAGCTTCTTCTCTTTTACCAGATCTATGATCTTCTGTTCGTTGATGTTTGTTCTCTCGTCGGATCGCATGCGGGTTGTTGTTTGTttagtggttttttttataatattttttcttcatttttgttgatttatttgatgttCTAGGGTTTGAACTGTGTTTAAttagtgtttttgttttctgGATCATGGGGTTCTCTGATTTTGCTAATTTTGTCTTTGGGTGGCGAAACTTTTGGGTGATCTGATTTAATTTGGTAGATTACTAGATTCAGTAGTTATGAATCGGATACTTATTTTcacttttattgatttcaattgtTGCAACTAATCGTACTTTTAGGGTTTCAATTGATTGTTAATGGGGTTTTCTTCCATcctatttggttttcttgtttgttgggACTTGAATCTTTGGTATCTTAATTTATCAGTAGCAGTGACTACTTACTACATGGGATTATGGAGGTAGTTAAAGCTTTGGATATTTTGGGTTGGTTTTTGGCCAACTAAGGAATAGGGGATTGAATGCTCTTCCCTAGCTGTGCTGACTTATTGGATGTTAAATAATTGGTATTTTAGGGCTTAAgttaacttttataaaaataaaattttctccaCACTGTCTGGTTTTCTTGTTAGGTCGAACTTGTGATTCATTGTCTAAACCAGCAGTAGTAGCCCCCACTAACGATTCTACAAATGTTGAACATTTTGGATTGTTTGGTCTATTTATGGCAATTTTGGTCGTAATTGACTGTATGCATTTTTCCCCAGATGTTCATTTCCATGTTAtgttaaaaaatcataatcttggggttttaatttttgattgatttctgATAAGGGCTTTCCTACGTCCTGCTTGGTTTGCTTTTTGTGGGAACTTTGATCCAATCTCTTAATAATCGTGTAATAGCCTTTTTGAGCagagaaaattttgaataatgTTTTTTACTGGGAATTGAGAATCATTAAGTTGTATGCCTGCTGTTGATTTTACTTGATATTAAATAACTATCATTTAAGGCTTCACTTGAATCAATCTTTTAGTGATAATTCGATGACATTTATAAGTTCTCAACTGTTTGGGCATTCTCACTCTACTTTATGTTGAGGACACCATCATTATTAGATATCTGTGTTGATCTTTTTATGAATGGATCTGATGGTTGGGGTGTGCCGTCTTGCAGGAAGAGAACCTAGATGCTCAAATTGATGCTCTATTGAATGTGGAGAAGCAAATGAGGCTTGCTGGTGATGTTGTGGGTACCAAGAAAGCAGTCATTGATATTGTTGAACTGTGCTATAAAGCCCGTGCATGGAAGACTTTGAATGATCAGATTGTTTTACTGTCAAAGAGAAGAGGCCAGCTTAAGCAGGTAAGTTGTTCTAGAAGTTTGTAAGCAACTTTATGTAAACTTAGCACCTTTACCTTTTGATATCCTTTAATCTGGTTTATTACTGGATAGCTTGACTTATTGAATAGACGTCTGTTTTATTTGCACTAAAATTTTGACATACTGAGATGACGAATTATGGGTATTGGCACTAGTTTCTGGTGTTATTAACTGGTGTTCTATatgctttccttttttttttttgtttggacaTGCAGGCAGTAACTGCCATGGTGCAACAAGCAATGCAGTATATTGATGAGACACCTGACATTGATACTCGCATAGAGCTGATCAAAACACTAAACAATGTTTCTGCGGGGAAGGTGAGTTGTCGAAAATGGGGAGACACTATTTTCTTTGGTTGGATGCTTGTTCTAGAGGATCAATGTGCGTTGCTTTGTTTGTCTCAAGGAAATGAGGTTGTGTCTTTGTAGATATATGTTGAGATAGAGAGGGCACGTCTCATAAAGAAACTTGCCAAGATTAAAGAAGAGCAAGGTCAGATTGCCGAAGCTGCTGATTTGATGCAAGAAATTGCGGTAAGTTTTAGTCTCCAAGATGCTTGATATGAATGTGAGTCATGTGATACAATTGCTGCAATGAGGAAGTGCTTTGCAATACTGTTGTAGACTTGTGCTCTGCATGTTTATTTGTATTGAATGTTTTTTGTCATTTCAGGTGGAAACATTTGGAGCGATGGCCAAGACAGAAAAAATAGCATTTATTCTTGAacaggtatttcttcaatttaaaatcctttcttttgatgTTCCACGCCAAGATCTGTATATGCTTATACGTTTGGGAAAATCCAGGTCCGTTTGTGTTTAGATCGTCAGGATTATGTCCGTGCACAAATTCTGTCAAGGAAGATTAGTCCGCGAGTGTTTGATGTGGATGcttctaaagaaaaaaagaagccaaaggaAGGTGATAATGTTGTTGAAGAGGCTCCTACTGATATACCATCTCTCTTAGAGTTGAAGCGCATTTACTATGAATTGATGATCCGGTAAAGTGATGCTTTATTACTCAGTTCTCAGGCATATCATATTCTCATTTTTCTGCATATGTCATTCATGTGCTTCTTTACTGCATGATATTATCTTCTTTTGCGACTTTCTCTTTTAGGCTAGTGACATTGTTTCGTTTGGAATAGAGGCTGCAATCTTTAGTTCTTTACTTAACATAAAGTAAATGTCATTTCTGATAAGTTGTCCATCAAATCAAACATGCAAAATTAATTCTGGATTGTGCAATGCGCTAATGCTACCTAATTGAATAACatttaactatttttggaaaagtacATATGTGATTATTGACCAGTTTGGGCATTTGTTGTGGAATGCAACAATTTGCTACATATTGAGAGAATAAAAGCAATCTGAGCAAGCGCATGATGTTATTATGTTTTGGACAATGTATTTCTTATGACACCATCGGATCAAAAGTTGACGCATAATAAATCCTTGCATGACTAAGCTATTGTTCAGTGATTGTGTGTGAATTTGTCTGTGTTTTAAGTTTGTGGGTAGATTTCATCTAATtgcttataatttttgtttggaatttgAGCCGACTTGCTAGATGCGATTAGTCatgagtattattattttttgtttattttttttagcttattattattattttttctttttctgcagTTATCATTCTCATAACAATGATTACTTAGAAATCTGTCGTAGTTACAAGGCTATATATGATATTCCAGTCGTGAAAGAGGACCCTGCACAGTGGATTCCGGTAAAATTATCTTCTCCGAGAAATACCCACATGCATACTTTGCTATTTGGAAATACTCCGAACTTGTTccttatgaataaaaaaaaattgttgaattgTAGGTGCTAAGAAAAATTTGCTGGTACCTGGTACTGTCGCCACATGACCCAATGCAGTCAAGCCTTCTTAACTCTACGCTAGAAGACAAAAATCTTTCTGAAATACCTAATTTCCGGTTCGTGACATTGTATCCAAAGCCTACTGTCTCTGCTAACAAGTAATCATTTTTTGCcctattgatttttgttttgctaTGATGTCAGATTGTTGTTGAAACAAATGATCACATTGGAGGTGATCCAGTGGACAAGTCTATGGGACATGTACCGGGATGAGTTTGACAGTGAGAAAAATTTACTTGGAGGATCTTTGGGTGGTAAGGCAGCAGAGGATTTAAGGCAGAGAATTATTGAACATGTAATCATATTCATCCTTCCAAGTTCATAATCAAattctatttctatttttaggGATTCTTAACAAAAAcctgcacacacacacacatacattgtCTAATTTGCTCTTTATATAGAATATCTTGGTTGTATCAAAGTACTATTCAAGGATTACATTGAAGAGACTTGCAGACCTACTTTGCCTCAGTTTACAGGTTTGGCATCCTCCTTCATTGTTGAGTAtgatttatatacatgtttatcCGCTCCCCGATATTTCTGACCTATTATTACCTTACCCTTGTCGAGCAATGACTTATCTTTTGCCGACTGTATTGAACATAATCTATCAACTGATTAATATGGTTGAAATCATTTCAAATAGTGCTtttgtgtgtgtctgtgtgtgtgtaacTATGATTATATCTATCAACTGTATTTAACTATAGTTGTTATgctaaaaacaaatatgattatatctcttaattttcttttcaggaAGCTGAGAAACATCTTTCAGACATGGTAGTCTCAAAGTCTCTATTGGCAAAGATTGACAGACCCATGGGCATTGTATGCTTTCAGACAGCCAAGGACAGCAACGACATTCTAAACTCATGGGCTATGAATCTGGAGAAGTTGCTGGATCTTGTTGAGAAAAGCTGCCATCAAATACACAAGGAAACAATGGTCCACAAAGCTGTTCTAAAGGCTTAGTGTGTCTCTCTCTATTGGTTTTGTGTGTCTCTTGAATTCCTCCTCGTCATACGGCTTTTTATTGTAACAAGTAAATTCACTTGTAGAACTGTTATTATTGCCCCAACTTTCAGATTCTTAAGTCTCCAAGcaattcagattttttttttttaattttaaatttccaaGGTGATTGTGTAATTTGGGCGGTATGACCCCGTGGTTTGCATGCAGTGATTACTGCAGCAACATTTTCAATGTGTTTGCTTTTATACTTTGAGAAGTAAATTATGAGACATGCAAACTCAATCCTTGTTTTTACACAAAAAACCAAATTTCTCTCTTGTTCTATATTCTTcgtttagtgttttattttgtattgtattgtattatcAACTTGATATATTTTCCTTCAAAAAAAGAGATGATTTAATTGCTATTTTTGTTGGTTATGCTTTTAGTAGAGCAGACAATTGCTTTTATTTTGCTTAATTATATGCATTTTATGAATAACTTGGATTATTTGTTTAGCTGAAGATACTTCTCATATTAATAACACCATGCGTGAAAGAAATCAACCAATGTCTTGAACATCTCCGCCTGTGGGAAGGAAAATACACCTGGAACAGCATCGTTGGCAATTAATTGttcattcatttgttttttttttatttcttttgacgAAAATTACCTATTAATTCATTCGGGAAAATAACTTTTATACAATGGGCATTTTCCACTTcacaatataaaagaaaaagggggTTCAAAtaatatcatgtatatatagatatatagatatagttATTTATGTACTCGTACATGTAACAGATATAAAGTCCGCCACTTCCGCACCAGTGCAAGCTTAAGCGCAAATATATAACCCAAAATCAAATGAGATAAACATGGCTTTGGAAAGCACAAGCAAGGAGGGCTCGTTGAGCGTAGGTTTCTGTTGGTTGGTCTTGATCTCATCATGGTTTTAAGTTCGGAACAGAGCAATAGTACCGAAGCGATGAGATTGTTATGAGACGATGGTATTTATAGACTACTCAACCCTCACTTTCCTATTCATCACATCATGGTAGTAGAGTAGTACGCTCATGGGCTGCCCAAGTATACTGAAGAACAACCAAAAGATTGTGTTACCCACCTGAAACCCACAAACACACCACCATCACTATTTACAATCTTATTATAATGCTTTAAGCAACAATAACTCtgtcaataaaatattttccaacTTTACAAACAATACCTGGGGGATttataatcaatataaaaagaaacattcaAATTGATTTGTGAAATATATTCGTTTTGTCATTGTGATTGGGACCAGACAAAATATAACACAAATGTAATTGTGGGATTTCAgatgagggaaaaaaaaatgtaattggGAAATTACCAATTAGAATTATAAAGTAAGTCGACCAGAAAAAAGAGGCATTATTGGCGATTAATTATAAAGGACAAGGGTTAATtggtcaaaataaaaaatttaggaaATAAAACTCCTTTTATCATGCACAGCATATCACAAAACTAAATAATCATTCCACAAGGTATTTGCAGGGGCATGTATGTAATAATCTCAGTTTTATAGGGGTACAGAGGAATATACTTAAAAGACCCTACTCACTCAACCATTACATCAAACAAATAGAGGTCTGTCGGTGAGGGTAAAAACCAAAATCTCTCTTTCAGGAGACtgattatttggaaaaaaaaatatattgactTGGTCTATGATCTTAGCAGCAAGAAACCTAGAGCCCTTAAAATGCTGTCATTTTCATAGTTGTTGATAAGCCAAACACCACAACTAGTCAGCCTATGAACTATGAAGGAATCAATAACAGTTGAAGCGCCCTTATCAGGTGATGTGGATTGAaggataatttatataattattattttaaaaaatataaattttaagggTTCATGTAATggcaatataatttatttaaaaacttaaaaaaggAGGGAGGGCAATgtataaaactttaaattgggCTGCAAAATGTAATATGACAACATACCATGGTATTCCTGAACTTGTTCTGGAGGTAGTTTGTCAAAATAACAAGCGGAACCTGGTGAAGAATATCaaggaagaaataataatagtaaaaatacagGAATAAAATCTATATAATCAAAGAGTCATAATCACCTGCATTTGCATTTAGATTCTTGTTGATTATGCAGAAGAATAACTGTTCACTTTATAAATACAACGAATGTTTGCACCAAGGTCTCAAATTAAACTAAATAACCATAAAAGTGAtgaattatttcattaaaaaaagggtTTTCAGTAAACAATCTTCATAGTTCATGCTTCACAAATTTTGTGATTAAAGAGCTTcctcatatatacatattaattcaTTAAAGACTATCCCTTAACTCCCATCCATTATGTGATAATCGGCTCTAGATAAAAAGATCATCAAATACCCATACCATCAGATTATAAATTATGACAGAGAATCAAAGGACTTGGAGGTTCAGAAAGTATGTGTCCACATTTCTTAGTGCAGAACATGCCCATCTACATGCTATTATCACAAgctgaaaaaattgaaaatttataaaatctccAATATTATGTATAATATTATTACATACAGAACATTAAGACATCAGTTGAGGGTTTGTTGAGTTCTGAAGAGGGAAAAGCATAATGCATCAATGAGTCCACAAAAATAACCCCACAAATATGAGCTATTAAATGTAAGTCCTTAGATAATTTAGTGATTCTATTTCTATGTGGCAAGTACCTGGAACATTATCCCTATGAAAGCCCAAAACTTGAATATGTGGCAAGGTACTGCAATGCACAGCTGCAAACATTTAAAACAATGGTTGTAGGCATTCAGAAAtgataaaataacaagaacatgtCTGAACAATAAAGTCAACAGAATACAGGaatgtgaaaaacaaaaattttcaatttttaacatAGAAAAGGC
This window harbors:
- the LOC120259232 gene encoding 26S proteasome non-ATPase regulatory subunit 12 homolog A-like, with protein sequence MEENLDAQIDALLNVEKQMRLAGDVVGTKKAVIDIVELCYKARAWKTLNDQIVLLSKRRGQLKQAVTAMVQQAMQYIDETPDIDTRIELIKTLNNVSAGKIYVEIERARLIKKLAKIKEEQGQIAEAADLMQEIAVETFGAMAKTEKIAFILEQVRLCLDRQDYVRAQILSRKISPRVFDVDASKEKKKPKEGDNVVEEAPTDIPSLLELKRIYYELMIRYHSHNNDYLEICRSYKAIYDIPVVKEDPAQWIPVLRKICWYLVLSPHDPMQSSLLNSTLEDKNLSEIPNFRLLLKQMITLEVIQWTSLWDMYRDEFDSEKNLLGGSLGGKAAEDLRQRIIEHNILVVSKYYSRITLKRLADLLCLSLQEAEKHLSDMVVSKSLLAKIDRPMGIVCFQTAKDSNDILNSWAMNLEKLLDLVEKSCHQIHKETMVHKAVLKA